Proteins from a genomic interval of Chionomys nivalis chromosome 7, mChiNiv1.1, whole genome shotgun sequence:
- the C7H17orf114 gene encoding uncharacterized protein C17orf114 homolog isoform X1, translating into MRKLRRAPRPGEKSRNLGVRLSQKARADPAGPRTRSQRSHVPGPSPWLRAPAPARVRRHGEQNTARKPTPQRAGAGPGLSACPRGRDGPPGLTPAGVASAASRPCHPLPAHSRAAHSPGPSTPSGCPRGTWLARSSSPSVRPTPRTFLYCARARVVWSPAKPGIRAEPAGVPLLRPVQRAFVDGRD; encoded by the exons ATGAGGAAGTTACGACGCGCTCCCCGCCCAGGAGAGAAATCCCGAAATCTGGGTGTGCGTCTGAGTCAGAAGGCCAGAGCAGATCCAGCCGGACCCCGAACCCGATCTCAGCGGAGCCACGTCCCCGGCCCCTCACCCTGGCTGCGGGCGCCGGCACCCGCGCGGGTTCGCAGGCACGGGGAGCAGAACACAGCGAGGAAGCCCACACCCCAGAGGGCCGGGGCGGGACCGGGGCTCAGCGCCTGCCCTCGGGGGCGGGACGGCCCCCCCGGCCTCACCCCCGCGGGTGTCGCGTCAGCCGCGTCCCGCCCCTGCCACCCTCTGCCCGCCCACTCCCGGGCCGCCCACTCCCCGGGGCCGTCCACTCCCTCTGGATGCCCTCGGGGCACCTGGCTGGCAAGGTCCAGCTCCCCGAGTGTGCGACCCACCCCGCGCACATTCCTCTACTGCGCGCGCGCGCGGGTAGTGTGGTCTCCAGCGAAGCCTGGAATCAGGGCGGAACCAGCCGGTGTCCCCTTGCTGAGGCCGGTACAGAGAGCATTTGTTGATGGGAG GGATTAA
- the LOC130876772 gene encoding 60S ribosomal protein L34: MVQRLTYRRRLSYNTASNKTRLSRTPGNRIVYLYTKKVGKAPKSACGVCPGRLRGVRAVRPKVLMRLSKTKKHVSRAYGGSMCAKCVRDRIKRAFLIEEQKIVVKVLKAQAQSQKAK; encoded by the coding sequence ATGGTCCAGCGTTTGACATACCGTCGTAGGCTCTCCTACAACACAGCCTCCAACAAAACTAGGCTGTCTCGAACTCCTGGCAACAGGATTGTTTACCTTTACACCAAGAAGGTTGGAAAAGCACCTAAATcagcatgcggtgtgtgcccggGCCGACTCCGAGGGGTTCGTGCTGTGAGACCAAAAGTCCTCATGAGATTGTCTAAGACAAAGAAGCATGTCAGCCGGGCCTATGGTGGCTCCATGTGTGCCAAGTGTGTCCGTGACAGGATCAAGCGGGCTTTCCTTATTGAGGAGCAGAAAATTGTTGTGAAAGTGTTGAAGGCACAAGCGCAGAGTCAGAAAGCGAAATAA